Proteins found in one Sphingobium sp. V4 genomic segment:
- a CDS encoding UDP-N-acetylmuramoyl-L-alanyl-D-glutamate--2,6-diaminopimelate ligase, giving the protein MRLGSLIEGLDVEVGETTGLDTSVTGFAIDNRKVAPGTIFGAFQGLRVNGEDFIADAVKAGAVAVVARPDARVEGTIHIAHANPRRLFALLAARYFAPFPDVTVAVTGTNGKTSTVELARQLWRMLGHKSASIGTLGVTTSVDQVSTGLTTPDIVTFLANMSGLKREGITHAAFEASSHGLDQYRTEGLPVLAGAFTNLSRDHLDYHGDMDSYFDAKMRLFDEVVAPHGAAVVWADDAWSDKVIARATKRGLRVLSVGVQGQALRLANRTPTQLGQTLEIEADGKLYKVNLPLIGAYQAANALTAAGLVIACGGDTAKVLELLGRVQPVRGRLERAVISKAGAPVYVDYAHTPDGLKAAIEALRPHTKGRLIALFGAGGDRDAGKRPLMGKVAAELADHVIVTDDNPRSEDPSAIRAAVLAGAPGAEEIGGRRAAIAAAIGRAGSDDIVLLAGKGHEQGQIIGDRVLPFDDVTVARECAG; this is encoded by the coding sequence ATGCGCCTCGGGTCGCTTATCGAGGGGCTGGATGTCGAGGTCGGTGAAACCACCGGCCTCGACACGTCCGTTACGGGCTTTGCTATCGACAACCGCAAGGTGGCGCCAGGGACGATTTTCGGCGCTTTCCAGGGGCTGCGCGTGAATGGCGAGGATTTCATCGCTGACGCGGTGAAGGCCGGGGCCGTCGCCGTGGTCGCCCGGCCCGACGCAAGGGTCGAGGGCACGATTCACATCGCCCATGCCAATCCCCGCCGCCTGTTCGCGCTGCTCGCCGCGCGCTATTTCGCGCCCTTCCCGGACGTGACCGTCGCCGTCACCGGCACCAACGGCAAGACCAGCACGGTCGAACTCGCCCGCCAGCTCTGGCGGATGCTGGGTCACAAGTCCGCGTCGATCGGCACGCTGGGCGTCACCACCTCGGTCGATCAGGTGTCGACGGGTCTGACCACGCCCGACATCGTCACCTTCCTGGCCAACATGTCGGGGCTCAAGCGCGAAGGCATCACCCATGCCGCGTTCGAGGCGTCGAGCCATGGCCTGGACCAGTATCGCACCGAAGGTCTGCCGGTGCTGGCCGGCGCCTTCACCAACCTGTCGCGCGATCATCTGGATTATCATGGCGACATGGACAGCTATTTCGACGCCAAGATGCGGCTGTTCGACGAAGTGGTCGCGCCCCACGGCGCGGCGGTCGTCTGGGCGGACGACGCATGGTCGGACAAGGTTATCGCGCGGGCTACGAAGCGGGGGCTTCGTGTGCTGAGCGTCGGGGTGCAGGGGCAGGCTCTCCGCCTCGCCAACCGCACCCCGACCCAGTTGGGCCAGACGCTGGAGATCGAGGCGGACGGTAAGCTCTACAAGGTCAACCTGCCGCTGATCGGCGCCTATCAGGCCGCCAATGCGCTGACCGCCGCCGGTCTCGTCATCGCGTGCGGCGGCGACACCGCCAAGGTGCTGGAACTGCTCGGCCGGGTGCAGCCGGTGCGTGGCCGGCTGGAACGCGCCGTCATCAGCAAGGCGGGCGCCCCCGTCTATGTCGACTATGCCCATACGCCCGACGGCCTCAAGGCCGCGATCGAGGCGCTGCGTCCCCACACGAAGGGGCGGCTGATCGCGCTGTTCGGCGCGGGCGGGGATCGCGACGCGGGCAAGCGTCCGCTGATGGGCAAGGTCGCTGCGGAACTCGCCGACCATGTCATCGTCACCGATGACAATCCGCGTTCCGAAGACCCTTCGGCGATCCGCGCCGCCGTTCTGGCGGGCGCGCCGGGCGCCGAGGAAATAGGCGGCCGCCGCGCCGCCATTGCCGCGGCCATCGGCCGGGCCGGTTCCGACGACATCGTGCTGCTGGCCGGCAAGGGGCATGAGCAGGGCCAGATCATCGGCGACCGCGTCCTGCCGTTCGACGACGTGACCGTGGCGCGGGAGTGCGCGGGGTGA